AGAGTACAGAGACAGCCTTGATATATACAATATCTCCTTTTGAAAACCCGTTAAAGACCTCTTCAACCTGCTTCCTGTCAGGACCACCCCAGTAATTTACCATCACCTCTCCGCTCTTGTCGGAAATTCCGAACATGAATCTGTAGCCATTCTTATACTCTTTAATTTCGTGTTTGTATTCCACAACAAAAAAGCCCTCTATAGGTTCTCTGTCCTTGAAATTTTTTATGAGTTTCTGTTTTTCCAATTTATCACCTCCCCGGCATAACTTAAAGCCTTTTGCAAAAGTGCTTTAAACCGGGAATAACCTTTTAATCAGATTTTAACAAGCTCTCAGTTTTTTGAGTTCTGACGCTGCCTCTCTTTTGCTATTTTTTATAATTTTCAAGAAGCCTGCTGAGCCTTTCCATGTCTTCCTTCATCAGAGGTATAAAATTTCTGTTTCTGATTCCTGCTGCAGGATGAAACATAGGAAGATAGTTTTCCTTTTCCTTTATAATAACTTTACCATGTAATTTTGTTATTCCGTTAAGGCCAAGTACGGTTTTAATTGCAGTATTTCCAAGGAGAACAATTATATCAGGCTTGATTATTTTAATCTGTTCTTTAAGATAGGGATAGCAGGCATTTGTTTCATCCCTTCTCGGAAGGCGGTTGCCAGGTGGCCTGCATTTTATCACCGAAGTTATGAAGACTCTGCTTCTTTTCAGGCCTGCATCTTCCAGAAGCTCTGTAAGAAGCTTCCCGGCCCTTCCAACAAAGGGCTTTCCTGAAAGGTCTTCTTCCTTTCCGGGAGCCTCCCCGATAAAGAGCACTCTGGCATCTTCCGGCCCTTCCCCAGGCACTGCCTGAGTCCGATTCTTGAATAGAGGGCATTTTCTGCATTCCCTTACTCTTTCTGCCACCTCTTCAAGACACATTCAATCCGTCCTCTTTATAATATGGTAGCCGAATTGAGTCTTAATAATATCAGAAACCTCGCCCTTTTTCAGTTTGAAGGCCGCCCTTTCAAATTCCTTTACCATCTGGCCCTTACCGAAAAAACCCAGGTCTCCACCTTTCTTTTTTGAGGGACACACAGAGTATCTGCGGGCAAGTTCTGA
This region of archaeon BMS3Bbin15 genomic DNA includes:
- the prsA1 gene encoding foldase protein PrsA 1 precursor gives rise to the protein MSKIRCSHILVEKHPKAQEILSELNSGADFSELARRYSVCPSKKKGGDLGFFGKGQMVKEFERAAFKLKKGEVSDIIKTQFGYHIIKRTD
- a CDS encoding uracil DNA glycosylase superfamily protein, with translation MCLEEVAERVRECRKCPLFKNRTQAVPGEGPEDARVLFIGEAPGKEEDLSGKPFVGRAGKLLTELLEDAGLKRSRVFITSVIKCRPPGNRLPRRDETNACYPYLKEQIKIIKPDIIVLLGNTAIKTVLGLNGITKLHGKVIIKEKENYLPMFHPAAGIRNRNFIPLMKEDMERLSRLLENYKK